One Rouxiella sp. S1S-2 genomic window, GCGTAAAACTGTACAAATTTTAGCAATATTGTGGACCGCGTCACTGAAATGACGCGGTTATTGCTACTTGAAACGGCAATTTTCACCTTAGATTCCGCTGTTATAAGCCGCATAACTAGCGATAAGTAAGTAAATTATCGAAGCGCACAATTTGACCATTCTTTATTAACCAACTGTTTTTGATGGATAAAATATTTTTAAACGAGGTCACCCTCGTGTAAAGGTGCTTTTTCTTACGCAATTGGTTAAAGTTTGGCCTTTCATATCCTGCAAAAAATGCGTAATATACGCGCCCTTGCGGACTTCAGTATGGTCTTTCCTAGTATGCGCATTGGACACCACCAGCTTACAAATTGCCTGATTGCCGCCCCAATGGCCGGTATAACAGACCGACCGTTTCGAGCCTTATGTCATTCAATGGGTGCTGGGATGGCAGTATCCGAAATGCTCTCCTCTAATCCAGAGGTGTGGCGAACGGATAAGTCGCGTTTGCGCATGGTACATAGTGATGAGTCAGGAATTCGCGCCGTGCAGATTGCCGGTTGTGACCCTGAAGATATGGCCGCCGCCGCCCGTATTAACGTGGAGGCAGGTGCTCAGATCATTGATATCAATATGGGTTGCCCAGCCAAGAAAGTGAACCGCAAACTGGCAGGCTCTGCGTTGCTACAGTACCCGAGTCTCGTTGAACAGATTTTACGGTCAGTGGTAAACGCAGTGGATGTGCCAGTCACGTTGAAAATTCGTACTGGTTGGGATCCGGAAAACCGTAATTGTGTACAAATTGCCCAATTGGCTGAAAACTGTGGTATTCAGGCCCTGACTATTCATGGCCGAACCCGTGCCTGCCTCTTCAATGGAGAAGCAGAGTACAACAGTATTCGGACAGTTAAGCAGAGTGTCTCCATTCCGATTATCGCGAATGG contains:
- the dusB gene encoding tRNA dihydrouridine synthase DusB — its product is MRIGHHQLTNCLIAAPMAGITDRPFRALCHSMGAGMAVSEMLSSNPEVWRTDKSRLRMVHSDESGIRAVQIAGCDPEDMAAAARINVEAGAQIIDINMGCPAKKVNRKLAGSALLQYPSLVEQILRSVVNAVDVPVTLKIRTGWDPENRNCVQIAQLAENCGIQALTIHGRTRACLFNGEAEYNSIRTVKQSVSIPIIANGDITDPHKARAVLDYTGADALMIGRAAQGRPWIFREIQHYLDTGELLPPPPLGEVQRLMIGHVRELHDFYGQGKGFRIARKHVSWYLQEHAPNDQFRRSFNAIEDASEQLEALEAYFENLA